From the Pseudomonas sp. SORT22 genome, one window contains:
- a CDS encoding XRE family transcriptional regulator, whose protein sequence is MSADRPPADTSPGALPLIDRAEVGARLRSVRKAQQLTLKQLSALSGVPVSTLSKMELAQVSVSYEKLAAAARALQVDIAQLFRASGVSDVPVPTTVVVNSLPSAPGYSTGTYDYHPIAGEFPQRLMTPMYARIIARERQQFDEFIRHPGQEFALVLSGRVRIVFETGEAVSIGPQETAYFNSNVGHIYLSETEDGGDAHVMVVMTDR, encoded by the coding sequence ATGAGTGCCGACCGCCCCCCTGCCGACACCAGCCCTGGCGCGCTGCCGCTGATTGACCGCGCCGAAGTCGGCGCGCGCCTGCGCAGCGTGCGCAAGGCCCAGCAACTGACGCTCAAGCAACTCTCGGCGCTGTCCGGGGTGCCGGTCTCGACCCTGTCGAAAATGGAACTGGCGCAGGTCTCGGTGAGCTACGAAAAACTCGCGGCGGCGGCGCGGGCGTTGCAGGTGGATATCGCCCAGCTGTTTCGCGCTTCAGGCGTAAGCGATGTGCCAGTGCCGACCACCGTCGTGGTCAACTCCCTGCCCAGCGCCCCCGGCTACAGCACCGGCACCTACGACTACCACCCGATTGCCGGCGAATTCCCGCAGCGCCTGATGACCCCGATGTACGCCCGGATCATCGCTCGCGAGCGGCAACAGTTCGACGAATTCATCCGCCACCCCGGGCAGGAATTTGCCCTGGTGCTCAGCGGGCGTGTGCGCATCGTATTCGAGACCGGTGAGGCGGTGAGTATCGGCCCCCAGGAGACGGCCTACTTCAACAGCAATGTAGGGCATATTTATCTTTCCGAGACGGAAGATGGTGGGGATGCGCATGTGATGGTGGTGATGACGGATCGGTAA
- a CDS encoding FAD-dependent oxidoreductase yields MTQTFDIVIIGAGIAGASLGYRLAPGRQVLMLEREAQAGYHSTGRSAAMFMEAYGTPQIQALTRASRAFYESPPPGFCEHALLEPRGCLYVATLEQQALLASTYAQSQANGTEVTLLDRDGALALVPSLRAEVVAGAVLEPGAMDLDVHALHQGFLRGYRQAGGHLHCNAEVVEGSYHEGYWQLVMADGSCIQARQLVNAAGAWADHIAAVCGVQPVGLQPCRRSAFTFDGPPDQAFSRWPAVIGVDESFYFKPDAGQLLGSPANADPVEPQDVMPEELDVAIGIYNIEAITTLAIRRPSHSWAGLRSFVADGDLVIGRDPHNPAFFWLAAQGGYGIQSAAGASQLACALLLEQPLPATLSAEGVEPQRLSPARFR; encoded by the coding sequence ATGACACAGACCTTCGACATCGTGATCATCGGCGCCGGTATTGCCGGTGCTTCATTGGGCTATCGGCTGGCGCCAGGGCGCCAAGTGCTGATGCTTGAACGCGAAGCCCAGGCCGGCTACCACTCCACCGGGCGCTCGGCGGCGATGTTCATGGAGGCCTATGGCACCCCGCAGATCCAGGCGCTGACCCGCGCCAGCCGGGCCTTTTATGAGTCGCCGCCGCCGGGCTTCTGCGAGCATGCACTGCTCGAACCGCGGGGTTGTCTGTATGTGGCGACCCTGGAGCAACAGGCGCTGCTCGCCAGCACCTATGCACAGAGCCAGGCCAACGGTACCGAAGTGACCTTGCTCGACCGCGACGGGGCGCTGGCGCTGGTGCCGAGCCTGCGCGCCGAGGTGGTGGCCGGCGCGGTACTCGAACCCGGCGCCATGGACCTGGATGTACACGCGCTGCACCAGGGCTTCTTGCGCGGTTACCGCCAGGCCGGCGGGCACTTGCACTGCAATGCCGAGGTGGTCGAGGGCAGTTACCACGAAGGTTACTGGCAGCTCGTGATGGCCGACGGCAGCTGCATTCAGGCGCGCCAGTTGGTCAACGCCGCTGGCGCCTGGGCCGATCACATCGCGGCGGTCTGCGGCGTACAGCCGGTCGGCCTGCAGCCGTGCCGGCGCTCGGCCTTTACCTTCGACGGCCCGCCAGACCAGGCCTTCAGCCGCTGGCCGGCAGTGATCGGCGTCGATGAGAGCTTTTATTTCAAACCCGATGCCGGGCAGTTGCTCGGCTCACCGGCCAACGCCGACCCGGTCGAGCCCCAGGACGTGATGCCCGAAGAGCTCGACGTCGCCATCGGTATCTACAACATCGAGGCCATCACCACCCTGGCGATTCGCCGCCCCAGTCATAGCTGGGCCGGGCTGCGATCGTTCGTTGCCGATGGCGACCTGGTGATTGGCCGCGATCCGCACAACCCGGCGTTTTTCTGGCTGGCGGCGCAAGGCGGTTATGGTATCCAGTCCGCCGCTGGCGCTTCGCAACTGGCCTGTGCGCTGTTGCTTGAGCAACCGTTACCGGCAACCCTGAGCGCCGAAGGGGTCGAGCCGCAACGCTTGTCCCCGGCGCGTTTTCGTTAA
- a CDS encoding RidA family protein: MSSTIERIPSHLPYPFSKAVKVGGFLFLSGQIPLHADGEVVRGDIQVQTRAALERIGETLAECGVGFDQVVKATVWLSDMAHFAGFNEVYKSFFANGYPVRSTVSAGLALGVDVEIEVQAWLGND, encoded by the coding sequence ATGAGTTCGACTATCGAGCGTATCCCCAGCCACCTGCCATATCCGTTTTCCAAAGCGGTCAAGGTCGGCGGTTTTCTGTTTCTTTCCGGGCAGATCCCCCTGCACGCCGACGGTGAAGTGGTGCGCGGCGACATTCAGGTCCAGACCCGGGCGGCGCTTGAGCGTATCGGTGAAACCCTGGCCGAGTGCGGCGTCGGTTTCGACCAGGTGGTGAAGGCCACCGTGTGGCTGTCCGACATGGCTCATTTCGCCGGTTTCAACGAGGTCTACAAAAGCTTCTTCGCCAACGGCTACCCGGTGCGTTCCACCGTCAGCGCCGGTCTGGCCCTGGGCGTGGATGTCGAGATCGAAGTGCAGGCCTGGCTCGGCAACGACTGA
- a CDS encoding methyl-accepting chemotaxis protein — protein MNLKFRHKILLCACGVVVLAFALFTLYNDYLQRNTIKQNIDSSVKQAGALAASSVQNWMSGRILVLENLAQDVAQQGANADLPGLVDQPSYTNNFQFTYVGQANGVFTQRPDAKMPDGYDPRQRPWYTAAVAANQTMLTPPYMAAVGGLVVTIGMPVKSKTSGELLGVVGGDLSLATLVDIINAVDFGGIGHAFLVDRNGQVIVSPDKDQVMKNLKDIYPGSNLHIAPGTHEVTLNNQERIISFAPVSGLPTADWYIGLSIDRDKAYAGLSQFRTSAIIAMLIAVAAIAGLLSLLIPVLMRPLTTMGRAMQDIAQGEGDLTRRLVVENKDEFGELAGAFNQFVERIHASIAEVSSATRQVHDLSERVMSASNASIIGSEEQSMRTNSVAAAINELGAATQEIARNAADASQHASGASEQANDGRQVVQETISAMTSLSQKISESCEQIETLNASTDDIGQILDVIKGISQQTNLLALNAAIEAARAGEAGRGFAVVADEVRNLAHRTQESAEEIHKMITTLQVGSREAVHNMNASQVSSEESVMVANQAGERLSSVTQRIGEIDGMNQSVAAATEEQTAVVESLNLDITQINVLNQQGVANLNDTLRHCDALAQQAGRLKQLVDSFKI, from the coding sequence ATGAACCTGAAATTTCGCCACAAGATCCTGCTGTGCGCCTGCGGCGTCGTGGTTCTGGCATTTGCACTGTTCACCCTTTACAACGATTACCTGCAACGCAACACCATCAAACAGAACATCGACTCGTCGGTCAAACAGGCCGGGGCACTGGCTGCCAGCAGTGTGCAGAACTGGATGAGCGGGCGCATTCTGGTCCTGGAAAACCTCGCCCAGGACGTCGCCCAGCAAGGCGCCAACGCCGACCTGCCGGGCCTGGTCGACCAGCCTTCGTACACCAACAACTTCCAGTTCACCTACGTGGGCCAGGCCAACGGCGTGTTCACCCAGCGCCCGGACGCGAAGATGCCTGACGGCTACGACCCGCGCCAGCGCCCGTGGTACACCGCGGCCGTCGCTGCCAACCAGACCATGCTGACCCCGCCATACATGGCTGCGGTCGGCGGCCTGGTGGTCACCATCGGCATGCCGGTGAAAAGCAAAACCAGCGGCGAACTGCTCGGCGTGGTCGGTGGCGACCTGAGCCTGGCGACCCTGGTGGACATCATCAACGCCGTGGATTTCGGCGGTATCGGCCATGCATTTCTGGTCGACCGTAACGGCCAGGTGATCGTCAGCCCGGACAAAGACCAGGTGATGAAGAACCTCAAGGACATCTACCCGGGCAGCAACCTGCACATCGCCCCCGGCACCCACGAGGTCACCCTGAACAATCAGGAGCGGATCATCTCCTTCGCCCCGGTCAGCGGCCTGCCGACGGCTGACTGGTACATCGGCCTGTCGATCGATCGCGACAAAGCCTACGCCGGCCTGAGCCAGTTCCGTACCTCGGCCATTATCGCCATGCTCATTGCCGTGGCCGCCATCGCCGGCCTGCTGAGCCTGCTGATCCCGGTGCTGATGCGTCCGCTGACCACCATGGGCCGCGCCATGCAGGACATCGCCCAGGGCGAAGGCGACCTGACCCGCCGCCTGGTCGTCGAGAACAAGGACGAGTTCGGTGAACTGGCCGGTGCCTTCAACCAGTTCGTCGAGCGTATCCATGCCTCGATTGCCGAAGTGTCCTCGGCCACTCGCCAGGTCCACGACCTGTCCGAGCGCGTGATGAGCGCCTCCAACGCCTCGATCATCGGCTCCGAAGAGCAAAGCATGCGCACCAACAGCGTGGCCGCGGCGATCAACGAGCTGGGCGCTGCCACCCAGGAAATCGCCCGCAACGCCGCCGATGCCTCGCAACACGCCAGCGGCGCCAGCGAGCAGGCCAACGACGGTCGTCAGGTGGTGCAGGAAACCATTTCGGCGATGACCTCGCTGTCGCAGAAGATCAGCGAATCGTGCGAGCAGATCGAAACCCTCAACGCCAGCACCGACGACATCGGCCAGATCCTCGACGTGATCAAGGGCATCTCCCAGCAGACCAACCTGCTGGCGCTCAACGCCGCCATCGAAGCGGCCCGTGCCGGTGAAGCCGGGCGTGGTTTTGCCGTGGTGGCCGACGAGGTCCGCAACCTGGCCCACCGCACCCAGGAGTCGGCCGAAGAGATCCACAAGATGATCACCACCCTGCAGGTCGGTTCGCGCGAGGCGGTGCACAACATGAACGCCAGCCAGGTCTCCAGCGAAGAAAGCGTGATGGTTGCCAACCAGGCCGGCGAGCGCCTGAGCAGCGTGACCCAGCGCATCGGCGAGATCGACGGCATGAACCAGTCGGTGGCCGCCGCGACCGAAGAGCAGACCGCCGTGGTGGAAAGCCTGAACCTGGATATCACCCAGATCAACGTGCTCAACCAGCAAGGCGTGGCCAACCTCAATGACACCCTGCGTCATTGCGATGCCCTGGCCCAACAGGCCGGGCGCCTCAAGCAACTGGTCGACAGCTTCAAGATCTGA
- a CDS encoding LysR family transcriptional regulator has translation MNFSSDNIELFLAVLDRGSFSAAARALGRVPSAVSMAIGNLEAELGFTLFERTHRETRPTAMAQALEPHARMIANQLGQLQVHALELSQGLESTLSISVVPDIDHTRLLAAIRTLSERHPLLNVEVLSAPQEDALQLLHDGRVSLCLAFAGLSVDARQRFQNIGMESLVACIGPQHPALQQRPRQIVYLEDLANVRQILVASRDLPLSDTRALIGKAYWRTDSLAMAIEMVEAGLGWGDFPLSRVAPLLGAGRLVRLDFSNTRNELQLPVHAFWRQHQPLQKAAQALVRLLGVQ, from the coding sequence ATGAACTTTTCCAGCGACAACATCGAACTGTTTCTCGCCGTACTCGACCGCGGCTCGTTTTCCGCTGCCGCCCGGGCTTTGGGCCGGGTGCCGTCGGCGGTAAGCATGGCCATCGGCAACCTGGAAGCGGAACTGGGCTTCACCCTGTTCGAACGCACCCACCGGGAAACCCGCCCCACCGCCATGGCCCAGGCCCTGGAGCCGCACGCACGGATGATCGCCAACCAGCTGGGGCAATTGCAGGTGCATGCCCTGGAGCTGTCCCAGGGGCTGGAAAGCACCTTGAGCATCAGCGTGGTGCCGGACATCGACCACACCCGCCTGCTGGCGGCGATCAGAACCCTCAGCGAGCGCCACCCGTTGCTGAATGTCGAGGTGCTGAGCGCCCCGCAGGAAGATGCCCTGCAACTGCTGCACGACGGCCGCGTCAGCCTGTGCCTGGCCTTCGCCGGGCTGTCGGTGGACGCCCGCCAGCGTTTTCAGAACATCGGCATGGAGTCGCTAGTGGCCTGTATCGGCCCGCAGCACCCGGCCCTGCAACAGCGCCCCCGGCAAATCGTTTACCTCGAAGACCTGGCCAACGTCCGGCAGATCCTGGTGGCCAGCCGCGACCTGCCCCTGAGCGACACCCGCGCGCTGATCGGCAAGGCGTACTGGCGCACCGACAGCCTGGCCATGGCCATCGAAATGGTCGAAGCCGGCCTTGGCTGGGGCGACTTTCCGTTGTCGCGGGTAGCACCGTTGCTCGGCGCCGGGCGCCTGGTGCGCCTGGACTTCAGCAACACCCGCAACGAGTTGCAGTTGCCGGTGCATGCCTTCTGGCGCCAGCACCAGCCACTGCAAAAAGCTGCCCAGGCGCTGGTGCGTTTATTGGGCGTGCAATAA
- a CDS encoding PACE efflux transporter → MQGVKRKLVYVTAYELIGLCMSTLGLAYLADSAPSNTGPLAVMITTIAMAWNFIYNTLFEYWESRQAKRGRSVGRRLAHAIGFQLTLVVYLIPLIAWWLDMSLLEAFVVDLAFIILIPCYTFIYNWLFDRIFGLPTSAQAQPDNRVAA, encoded by the coding sequence GTGCAAGGTGTCAAACGCAAACTGGTCTACGTGACCGCCTATGAACTGATCGGTCTGTGCATGTCGACCCTGGGCCTGGCCTACCTGGCCGACAGCGCGCCGAGCAATACCGGGCCGCTGGCGGTGATGATCACCACCATCGCCATGGCCTGGAACTTCATCTACAACACCCTGTTCGAGTACTGGGAAAGCCGCCAGGCCAAGCGTGGGCGCAGTGTTGGCCGGCGGCTGGCGCATGCCATCGGTTTTCAGCTGACCCTGGTGGTGTACTTGATTCCGCTGATTGCCTGGTGGCTGGACATGAGCCTGCTGGAGGCCTTTGTCGTCGACCTGGCGTTCATCATCCTGATCCCGTGCTACACCTTCATCTACAACTGGCTGTTTGACCGCATCTTCGGCCTGCCGACCTCGGCCCAGGCTCAGCCCGACAACCGCGTCGCCGCATAA